The following are encoded together in the Salvia hispanica cultivar TCC Black 2014 chromosome 6, UniMelb_Shisp_WGS_1.0, whole genome shotgun sequence genome:
- the LOC125197490 gene encoding transcription elongation factor 1 homolog isoform X1: MGKRKSSAKPPPRKRMDKLDTVFSCPFCNHGTSVECRIDMKNLIGEASCRICEESFSTTITALTEAIDIYSEWIDECERVNTVEDEDDG, encoded by the exons ATGGGTAAGAGGAAGTCTAGTGCGAAGCCACCCCCAAGGAAGAGGATGGACAAACTCGACACTGTCTTCAGCTGTCCCTTCTGTAACCATGGCACCAGTGTGGAATGTCGCAT TGATATGAAAAACCTGATTGGCGAGGCTTCTTGCCGGATTTGTGAAGAGAGCTTCAGCACCACCATAACAG CTCTAACAGAGGCCATTGACAT ATATAGCGAATGGATTGACGAGTGTGAACGCGTCAACACTGTGGAAGACGAAGATGATGGATAG
- the LOC125197490 gene encoding transcription elongation factor 1 homolog isoform X2 — protein MGKRKSSAKPPPRKRMDKLDTVFSCPFCNHGTSVECRIDMKNLIGEASCRICEESFSTTITDIANGLTSVNASTLWKTKMMDSFSS, from the exons ATGGGTAAGAGGAAGTCTAGTGCGAAGCCACCCCCAAGGAAGAGGATGGACAAACTCGACACTGTCTTCAGCTGTCCCTTCTGTAACCATGGCACCAGTGTGGAATGTCGCAT TGATATGAAAAACCTGATTGGCGAGGCTTCTTGCCGGATTTGTGAAGAGAGCTTCAGCACCACCATAACAG ATATAGCGAATGGATTGACGAGTGTGAACGCGTCAACACTGTGGAAGACGAAGATGATGGATAGTTTCTCCTCCTGA